Proteins found in one Brevibacillus brevis genomic segment:
- a CDS encoding molecular chaperone — protein sequence MSTYSYKLHLQKGSGDGKERNHPGEATYTRDELMEMTTFQLRNICYKEKLVRSFVNNLDREGLLHTILRFRGAEENLLIERAVPGGVERLEAVLHKYLNTPMPGVDVIKIPAKMCLYMGLAIDRLDNYRVESSQGLSESNVLLVNDHMELCGILHLRKDKDDRRAGHFVLHACQDAPLRKTVNQNYSLLFFRKQDSEYLYKAYHQDHPLPPVNLHYYKVPVTDLEIRELEETDAVLAIDFGTSSTTAGAFLDHQYVSSPSSNDLLNGRIRLNAINYVSFPDTTQKNEEWIEVLPTAVSVADCSSPHDVRFHIGYEALRHMKKNGYSTNATVFQGIKRWVNSYHKIEEVMDSQGNTASVKRSDILRQYLLHVIQMAEHQFKCRFRHLHITSPVKLKTQFLEMFTEILPEYRIESEHALDEGMAVLFNTIADQIDKNSFLDGETYQALVIDCGGGTTDLSSCHFRIEDGHISYRIDIDTTYENGDTNFGGNNITYRIMQFMKIVFADYYGKGRQVTDIDQIIDIPGSEIFRYVDEYGVDSIYERFEGRYREAEAILPTRYKEYENKSRDEYQRVRNNFHFLWDLADHMKKEFFRQTGILRNRFTSDTENRQEPDLKLTAVERWVLSIRADGRFRDVFDFPDVVFNAKEINHLIKADIYEILRVFLDDFYQQGRLADFSIIKLTGQSCRIDVFREALKEFVPGRSIEFRQKSEDAGKVPDLKLSCLRGALRYQSAKKAGFIEASITNHAPIVPYSVTAFTHNKQERVLIHSQEKLSLVHGSISRPYGVSEVEFYLKENDGQLRQRYLYIDDPAQYKTVLYEDIASKYGTHIPQDETDSIQNGESKYFVFASGSEWGFHVVPVARLNEQLALGKKVFFAFESDLSELDFFDGMK from the coding sequence ATGTCTACCTATTCATATAAGCTTCATCTCCAAAAAGGCAGCGGAGATGGCAAAGAACGCAATCATCCAGGAGAAGCGACCTATACGCGGGACGAGCTGATGGAGATGACAACCTTTCAGCTCCGCAATATTTGTTACAAGGAAAAGCTGGTCCGCTCTTTCGTGAACAATCTTGATCGGGAGGGACTGCTGCACACGATTCTGCGTTTTCGCGGCGCAGAAGAAAACCTCCTGATTGAGCGTGCTGTTCCAGGTGGTGTTGAACGCCTCGAAGCTGTACTCCACAAATATTTAAACACACCGATGCCAGGTGTAGATGTGATCAAAATTCCAGCGAAGATGTGCTTGTACATGGGTCTCGCCATTGACAGGCTGGACAACTATCGCGTCGAATCCTCCCAAGGCTTGTCCGAATCCAATGTGCTTTTGGTGAATGACCATATGGAGTTATGCGGGATTTTGCATCTGCGCAAGGACAAAGACGATAGGAGAGCCGGGCATTTTGTGCTGCACGCTTGCCAAGATGCTCCATTGAGAAAAACGGTCAATCAAAACTACAGCCTGCTCTTTTTCCGCAAACAGGATTCGGAGTATTTGTACAAGGCGTATCACCAGGACCATCCGTTGCCGCCTGTTAATCTCCACTACTACAAAGTACCGGTGACTGACCTCGAGATCAGGGAATTGGAAGAAACAGATGCCGTTCTCGCGATTGATTTTGGTACCTCCTCGACGACAGCGGGTGCTTTTCTCGACCATCAGTATGTCAGCTCCCCTTCCAGCAACGACTTGTTGAATGGACGCATACGTTTGAATGCGATCAATTATGTCTCTTTTCCTGATACAACGCAAAAAAACGAGGAATGGATCGAGGTACTGCCGACGGCTGTCAGCGTGGCGGATTGCTCCTCCCCGCATGACGTTCGCTTTCACATCGGTTATGAAGCACTTCGGCACATGAAAAAGAACGGATACAGCACGAACGCGACCGTGTTTCAAGGTATCAAGCGCTGGGTGAACAGCTATCACAAAATCGAGGAGGTCATGGACAGCCAAGGGAATACCGCGAGTGTGAAACGAAGCGACATCCTGCGCCAGTACCTTCTTCACGTCATTCAAATGGCCGAGCATCAATTCAAATGCCGCTTTCGTCATCTGCATATCACAAGTCCGGTCAAGCTGAAAACGCAGTTTCTTGAGATGTTCACCGAGATTTTGCCGGAGTATCGCATTGAATCAGAGCACGCCCTCGATGAAGGAATGGCCGTCCTGTTTAATACGATTGCGGATCAAATTGACAAAAACAGCTTTCTGGACGGGGAGACGTATCAAGCACTCGTTATCGATTGCGGCGGAGGAACGACGGACCTGTCATCCTGCCATTTCCGGATTGAGGACGGACATATCTCTTATCGCATCGATATCGATACGACCTATGAAAATGGCGACACCAATTTTGGCGGCAACAACATTACGTATCGCATCATGCAATTTATGAAAATCGTCTTCGCGGACTATTACGGAAAAGGGCGACAAGTGACCGACATCGACCAGATCATCGACATCCCTGGATCGGAAATATTCCGGTACGTGGATGAATACGGCGTCGACTCCATCTATGAACGCTTCGAGGGGAGATATCGGGAAGCTGAGGCGATTTTGCCGACTCGCTACAAGGAGTACGAGAACAAGAGCCGGGACGAGTATCAGCGTGTCCGCAACAATTTCCACTTTTTGTGGGACCTCGCTGACCACATGAAAAAAGAGTTTTTCCGCCAAACTGGCATACTACGCAATCGCTTCACATCCGATACGGAAAATCGTCAAGAGCCTGATCTAAAGCTGACGGCAGTCGAGCGATGGGTGTTGTCGATACGGGCGGATGGTCGCTTCCGGGATGTGTTTGATTTTCCAGATGTCGTTTTCAACGCCAAAGAGATCAATCACCTGATCAAGGCGGATATTTACGAGATTTTGCGCGTTTTTTTGGACGATTTTTACCAACAGGGAAGGCTGGCTGACTTCTCGATTATCAAGCTGACTGGGCAGTCGTGCCGGATTGATGTTTTCCGTGAAGCGCTCAAAGAGTTCGTCCCTGGACGCAGTATCGAGTTCCGGCAAAAGTCGGAGGATGCGGGCAAGGTGCCAGACCTGAAGCTGTCTTGCTTGCGTGGAGCACTGCGCTATCAAAGTGCCAAAAAGGCGGGTTTCATCGAAGCGAGCATTACGAATCATGCACCGATCGTCCCGTATTCCGTGACTGCCTTCACGCATAACAAGCAAGAGAGGGTACTCATTCACAGTCAGGAAAAGCTGAGTCTCGTGCATGGCTCCATCTCGCGTCCTTACGGCGTGAGCGAGGTTGAATTTTATCTCAAGGAAAATGACGGACAGCTGCGCCAGCGGTATTTGTACATTGATGATCCCGCTCAATACAAAACCGTATTGTATGAGGACATCGCGAGCAAGTATGGGACACATATCCCGCAGGATGAGACGGACTCGATTCAAAATGGCGAGTCGAAATACTTCGTTTTTGCAAGCGGCAGTGAGTGGGGATTCCATGTCGTGCCAGTAGCTCGTCTGAATGAACAGCTTGCTTTGGGGAAAAAGGTTTTCTTTGCCTTTGAGAGTGACTTGTCCGAGCTGGATTTCTTTGACGGGATGAAATGA
- a CDS encoding iron-dependent peroxidase, with product MGLNYIWDLVIRAKRAGIAKKDIQFKAAKVYSPYMELSHEAINAKMVEKTVEVNPYYRFDDIFRDLFDANYADDAELRHTLFDIIIHLLAEIDLSQGMNKREYHIRFVLRDLEAGLFGSRVQENIRLFTKEEREIIAGNILRLYETGEAVYLLKDTMRKIFSHSTIYANCEEKDELLIYVGQSESETAHAKLALIKDIFLPVRFHTEIYWRNHFGILDVEETMLIDSVALY from the coding sequence ATGGGCTTGAATTACATCTGGGATTTGGTTATTCGTGCAAAACGCGCCGGGATCGCCAAAAAAGACATCCAGTTCAAAGCGGCTAAAGTGTATTCGCCCTACATGGAGCTGAGTCATGAGGCCATCAACGCCAAAATGGTGGAAAAGACAGTAGAGGTGAATCCGTACTACCGCTTCGACGATATTTTCCGTGACCTTTTTGATGCCAATTACGCGGACGATGCAGAGCTTCGGCATACCTTGTTTGATATCATCATCCATTTGCTTGCCGAGATCGATCTGTCGCAAGGGATGAACAAGCGTGAATACCACATCCGCTTTGTATTGCGCGATTTGGAAGCGGGGCTGTTTGGCAGTCGGGTACAGGAAAATATCCGACTTTTTACCAAAGAGGAGCGAGAGATTATCGCAGGCAATATTTTGCGCTTGTATGAGACTGGCGAAGCGGTGTACCTGCTCAAGGATACGATGCGCAAAATTTTCTCTCACTCCACCATTTACGCCAATTGCGAAGAAAAAGACGAGCTGCTGATTTACGTCGGGCAGTCGGAGAGTGAAACCGCACATGCCAAGCTCGCTTTAATCAAGGATATTTTCCTGCCAGTTCGGTTCCATACAGAGATTTATTGGCGAAATCATTTCGGCATTTTGGATGTCGAGGAAACGATGCTAATTGACAGTGTTGCACTGTACTAG